One genomic region from Cellulomonas fengjieae encodes:
- the secA gene encoding preprotein translocase subunit SecA, giving the protein MPAILEKVLRLGEGRIVKKLSGIAQQVNALEDSFVTLSDAELREETDRFRARLADGESLDDLLAEAFAAVREAARRTLGQRHFDVQLMGGAALHLGNIAEMKTGEGKTLVATAPAYLNALSGKGVHVVTVNDYLASYQSELMGRVYRFLGLTSGVILSSQNPAERRKQYACDITYGTNNEFGFDYLRDNMAWSTDELVQRGHNFAIVDEVDSILIDEARTPLIISGPASGDTNRWYAEFAKVVRRLQAERDYEVDEKKRTVGVLEPGIERVEDYLGIDNLYESLNTPLIGFLNNAIKAQELFKRDKDYVVMNGEVLIVDEHTGRILPGRRYNEGMHQAIEAKEGVAIKAENQTLATITLQNYFRLYGKLAGMTGTAETEAAEFQGTYKLGVVPIPTNRPMLRIDQRDLVYKSEEGKFDAVVADIVERHAHGQPVLVGTTSVEKSELLSSKLKKQGVPHEVLNAKQHAREASIVAQAGRKGAVTVATNMAGRGTDIMLGGNAEFMAVADLAARGLDPAEQAEEYEAAWPAALEKAKDAVAAEHDEVVELGGLYVLGTERHESRRIDNQLRGRSGRQGDPGESRFYLSMQDDLMRLFNSSLAESMMTRAGFPEDMPLESKIVTRGIQSAQSQVEARNFEIRKNVLKYDDVMSRQRVVIYEQRRRVLEGEDLHEQVKHFRSDVLSAYITGATTEGRPEEWDLDALWAALKAVYPVSITPDEVVEEAGGPTRLTTELIEREILSDAEHAYAEREEQIGSENMRQLERRVTLSVLDRKWREHLYEMDYLKEGIGLRAMAQRDPLVEYQREGYQLFNAMTDAIKEETVAYLYNLEVQVAQPDAPAVTADSAALAAASAGAQAAVPAAPSDGPAPGKLVAKGIDGPEQRAPLQYSAPSADGDGAVVTRRDAGGKKVGTAPVATGGADGASNREARRKAAKQQRKR; this is encoded by the coding sequence GTGCCAGCGATCCTCGAGAAGGTCCTGCGCCTCGGTGAAGGCCGGATCGTCAAGAAGCTGTCGGGCATCGCCCAGCAGGTCAACGCCCTGGAGGACAGCTTCGTCACGCTGTCCGACGCCGAGCTGCGCGAGGAGACGGACCGCTTCCGAGCCCGGCTCGCGGACGGCGAGTCGCTCGACGACCTGCTGGCCGAGGCGTTCGCCGCGGTCCGCGAGGCCGCTCGGCGCACGCTGGGCCAGCGCCACTTCGACGTGCAGCTCATGGGCGGCGCCGCGCTGCACCTGGGCAACATCGCGGAGATGAAGACCGGTGAGGGCAAGACCCTCGTCGCGACCGCCCCCGCGTACCTGAACGCCCTGTCGGGCAAGGGTGTGCACGTCGTCACGGTCAACGACTACCTGGCCAGCTACCAGTCCGAGCTCATGGGCCGCGTCTACCGCTTCCTGGGCCTGACCAGCGGCGTGATCCTGTCGAGCCAGAACCCGGCCGAGCGCCGCAAGCAGTACGCGTGCGACATCACGTACGGCACGAACAACGAGTTCGGGTTCGACTACCTGCGCGACAACATGGCGTGGAGCACCGACGAGCTGGTCCAGCGGGGCCACAACTTCGCGATCGTCGACGAGGTCGACTCGATCCTCATCGACGAGGCGCGGACCCCGCTGATCATCTCCGGCCCCGCCTCGGGCGACACCAACCGCTGGTACGCGGAGTTCGCCAAGGTCGTCCGCCGCCTGCAGGCGGAGCGCGACTATGAGGTCGACGAGAAGAAGCGCACCGTCGGCGTGCTGGAGCCCGGCATCGAGCGCGTCGAGGACTACCTCGGCATCGACAACCTCTACGAGTCCCTCAACACGCCGCTGATCGGGTTCCTCAACAACGCGATCAAGGCGCAGGAGCTGTTCAAGCGCGACAAGGACTACGTCGTCATGAACGGCGAGGTGCTCATCGTCGACGAGCACACCGGACGCATCCTGCCGGGTCGCCGCTACAACGAGGGCATGCACCAGGCGATCGAGGCGAAGGAGGGCGTGGCCATCAAGGCCGAGAACCAGACGCTCGCCACGATCACGCTGCAGAACTACTTCCGCCTCTACGGCAAGCTCGCGGGGATGACCGGTACGGCCGAGACCGAGGCAGCCGAGTTCCAGGGGACGTACAAGCTCGGCGTGGTGCCGATCCCGACGAACCGCCCCATGCTGCGCATCGACCAGCGCGACCTCGTCTACAAGAGCGAGGAGGGCAAGTTCGACGCCGTCGTCGCCGACATCGTCGAGCGGCACGCGCACGGCCAGCCCGTGCTCGTGGGCACGACGAGCGTCGAGAAGAGCGAGCTGCTCTCCTCCAAGCTCAAGAAGCAGGGCGTGCCGCACGAGGTGCTGAACGCCAAGCAGCACGCGCGTGAGGCCTCGATCGTCGCGCAGGCGGGCCGCAAGGGCGCCGTCACGGTCGCGACGAACATGGCGGGCCGAGGCACCGACATCATGCTCGGCGGCAACGCCGAGTTCATGGCCGTCGCCGACCTGGCCGCCCGCGGCCTGGACCCGGCCGAGCAGGCCGAGGAGTACGAGGCCGCCTGGCCCGCCGCGCTCGAGAAGGCCAAGGACGCCGTGGCGGCCGAGCACGACGAGGTCGTCGAGCTCGGCGGGCTCTACGTGCTCGGCACGGAGCGTCACGAGTCGCGCCGGATCGACAACCAGCTGCGTGGCCGGTCCGGCCGGCAGGGTGACCCGGGCGAGTCGCGGTTCTACCTGTCGATGCAGGACGACCTCATGCGGCTGTTCAACTCCAGCCTCGCGGAGTCGATGATGACGCGGGCGGGGTTCCCCGAGGACATGCCGCTGGAGTCCAAGATCGTCACGCGCGGCATCCAGTCGGCGCAGTCGCAGGTCGAGGCCCGCAACTTCGAGATCCGCAAGAACGTGCTCAAGTACGACGACGTGATGTCCCGGCAGCGCGTCGTCATCTACGAGCAGCGCCGCCGCGTGCTGGAGGGTGAGGACCTGCACGAGCAGGTCAAGCACTTCCGCTCCGACGTGCTCAGTGCCTACATCACCGGGGCCACGACCGAGGGCCGCCCGGAGGAGTGGGACCTGGACGCGCTGTGGGCCGCGCTGAAGGCCGTGTACCCCGTCTCCATCACCCCCGACGAGGTCGTCGAGGAGGCCGGTGGGCCCACGCGCCTCACGACCGAGCTGATCGAGCGCGAGATCCTCTCGGACGCCGAGCACGCGTACGCCGAGCGCGAGGAGCAGATCGGCTCGGAGAACATGCGCCAGCTGGAGCGCCGCGTGACGCTCTCGGTCCTGGACCGCAAGTGGCGCGAGCACCTCTACGAGATGGACTACCTCAAGGAGGGCATCGGCCTGCGGGCGATGGCGCAGCGCGATCCCCTGGTCGAGTACCAGCGCGAGGGGTACCAGCTGTTCAACGCCATGACGGACGCCATCAAGGAGGAGACGGTCGCGTACCTGTACAACCTGGAGGTCCAGGTCGCACAGCCCGACGCACCCGCCGTCACCGCGGACTCGGCCGCCCTGGCGGCCGCGAGCGCGGGTGCGCAGGCGGCCGTGCCGGCGGCACCGTCCGACGGTCCGGCGCCCGGCAAGCTCGTGGCGAAGGGCATCGACGGCCCGGAGCAGCGCGCTCCGCTGCAGTACTCCGCACCGTCGGCGGACGGTGACGGTGCAGTCGTGACGCGTCGTGACGCCGGGGGCAAGAAGGTTGGCACCGCGCCGGTCGCGACCGGTGGCGCCGACGGCGCGTCCAACCGGGAGGCCCGCCGCAAGGCCGCCAAGCAGCAGCGCAAGCGCTGA
- a CDS encoding DMT family transporter translates to MTAEPRPRDFALVALGGVLWGTGGLAGAALADAADLAPLTVAAYRLLGGGGVLLLGLAAAGALRGFARTRPVVVRVLATALLAAVYQAAYFAAVQRAGVAVATLVALGAAPLAVAAGSTVSTRRLPAPRTLAALGLALAGLVLLVRPSEAGPRAAVGALLALLAAVAFATMTVLNRRGVPGLGPLPLTATAFTLGGAALLPVAALTGSATTGLAVPSDVDGWLLLAYLAVVPTAAAYGAYFTGLRHVPATTAALLALLEPLTATVGAVLLRGEQLGLHGVLGAGLVGAAVVVLRPRRAGSPTMDAPGRAAGHLSRSDAARAGSANTSGVVRASDPREGPAPR, encoded by the coding sequence ATGACGGCCGAGCCCCGTCCGCGAGACTTCGCGCTCGTCGCGCTCGGCGGCGTCCTGTGGGGCACGGGCGGGCTCGCGGGTGCGGCCCTGGCCGACGCCGCCGACCTGGCGCCGCTCACGGTCGCGGCCTACCGGTTGCTCGGGGGCGGGGGAGTGCTGCTGCTGGGGCTCGCCGCGGCCGGGGCGCTGCGAGGGTTCGCCCGGACGCGGCCGGTGGTCGTCCGGGTGCTGGCGACGGCGCTGCTGGCCGCGGTGTACCAGGCGGCGTACTTCGCGGCGGTCCAGCGTGCCGGCGTCGCGGTCGCGACCCTGGTCGCGCTCGGCGCGGCGCCGCTCGCGGTCGCGGCGGGTTCGACGGTGTCCACGCGGCGGCTGCCGGCCCCACGCACGCTCGCCGCCCTCGGTCTCGCGCTGGCCGGTCTGGTGCTCCTGGTCCGCCCCTCGGAGGCGGGTCCGCGCGCGGCCGTCGGGGCACTGCTGGCGCTGCTGGCCGCCGTGGCGTTCGCGACGATGACCGTGCTGAACCGGCGCGGCGTGCCGGGCCTCGGTCCGCTGCCGCTGACGGCGACGGCGTTCACGCTGGGCGGTGCCGCGCTCCTGCCGGTCGCCGCGCTGACGGGCTCCGCGACCACGGGACTGGCCGTCCCGTCGGACGTCGACGGCTGGCTCCTGCTCGCCTACCTCGCCGTGGTGCCCACGGCAGCCGCGTACGGCGCGTACTTCACCGGCCTGCGGCACGTGCCCGCCACGACGGCCGCGCTGCTCGCCCTGCTCGAGCCCCTCACCGCGACCGTGGGCGCTGTGCTGCTCCGGGGCGAGCAGCTGGGCCTCCACGGCGTGCTCGGCGCGGGGCTCGTTGGCGCCGCGGTGGTCGTTCTTCGCCCTCGCCGCGCAGGCTCGCCTACGATGGACGCGCCCGGCCGTGCGGCCGGTCACCTCAGCCGCTCCGACGCTGCTCGCGCCGGGAGCGCGAACACGTCGGGAGTAGTGCGTGCCAGCGATCCTCGAGAAGGTCCTGCGCCTCGGTGA